The DNA region CATAGATCTCACAACGGCGTGGAAGGTGGATAAGACCGCCGACGTGGCGCAGATGTGGAGGAGGATATTCAACAGCCCGCCTCCTCCAAGCGTTATGCTGTCGGCATCTAGAATGAGGCTACTCCACAAAAAGAGGGAGGGGAATAAAATCGTCATTAAGCTCCTCGACGGGGATAAGGAAGTGGACGTGGTAATCGAGGGCGGCTCCCCCCGCTGTAGTGTCTGCGGCGTCGGCAAGCCGTGTAGCCACGTGTATAAGGCACTTGAAGAGGCGCTAGAGGTGGTATGAAAATTCTACATATGTCAGATGCCCACTTGGGCAGAGCGCAGTACGGCCTCCCCGAGAGGGAGGAGGATTACTACAAGGCGTTCCGCGAGGGCCTTATGAGGGGGAAAACGGCAGACGCCGTTTTAATAACCGGCGACGTTTTCGACTCCAGGAGGCCCTCCACCAGGGCTATGCTACGCTTTGTCGAGGCTGTGGAGGGGGTAATGCTACCCATCTACGTCATTGGAGGGAATCACGACTTCAGCTACGTGAGGTACAGGGCAGAGGCGGAGCAGTGCGGGGGGAGTTGCGCCGGCGATACGGTGTTGAGACTTCTAGACCGCGTAAAACTTGCAAAGCTCCTCTGCTGGAGCCCCGCCGATCTCGGCGGCTTGGTCCTCTTCGGCGCCTGCGCTACGCCGAGGGATTACGCGGCGGAGTACCGAAAGCTACTGCAGAAGGCCCCTCCAGGCGCTTTGTTGGCAATTCACCAAGCTGTTGAAGGCGTGCAGGCGAGGTACCCTGCAGAGGAAGATGACTACACTATGCCTCAGTCAGTCTTCCAAGGGCTTTCCTACATCCATATAGCGGCTGGTCACATACATGACCACTTCGCTAAGCACCCCATTGGCGCCGTGTGGGCCGGGTCAATAGAGGTGTGGGACTCAGGCGAGTTCGAGACCTGGGAATACGCGGGGAGGTTTAATAAGGTCCAAGAAAGGGCAACTAAGGGCGTAGTCTTGATAGACGCGGCGGGGAGGGGGGTCTCGGTCAAGTCTATACCTCTTCCGGATTCGAGGCCGTTGTATAGGCTGAGAATCTACGTCAGAGAGGGCAAGGAGCTGGCCGGCGCGGTAGAAGAGGCGGCAAGGCTCTTCGACAAGCCCGGGGCAGTTGTTAGGCTCGAGATCATGGGCACCGCCGAGGAGGGGGTAAAAACAAGGCAATTGGCAGCAGCGTTTACAAAGGCGCTTTATGTCGACGTAGTGGACCGCACATCAGCCCCCCAGAGGGCCGTGGCACTGCGCGGATCTGCCTTTGAGGAGCTGTGGCGGTTACTTAGGGAGAAGCTGGGGGAACACGCAGAGGTGGTGATAAAGGCGATGGAGCTGGTGAGGGAGGGCGAGAGGGAAGCGGCGTATAGACTAGTGCTTAAGGCGCTGTATGATTAGGCGGGTGGAGCTCATTAATTTTAAGGCGCATGCCAAGGCGGCTTTTAGATTTGGCGAGGGGGTCAACTTCATCTATGGGCCAAACGGCTCAGGCAAGACGTCGCTGATGGAGGCCATATCAGTTGCTCTCTTCGGCTCTACTTGGGTAAGGAAGGTGGGCTCGAAGTGGTCGGACTACCTGCGCCGGGGATCCACGGCGGGCGAGGTTAGGCTATATCTCAGCTACCAGGGAGGCGAGGTGGTGATTGCCAGACGTTTTGGGGAAAGCGGCACCTCTCCTTCAGGCACCTACATGGCCGTAAACGGCTCTATTATCGCTAGGGGCGATGCGGACGTCACAGCCGCCGTGGCGACGAAGTTGGGGATAGGCGTGGAGGAGTTTCGACATCTTCTTTACATACGCCAGGGCGAGTTGAGGAGAATACTACAGGAGGCTGAGTATCTAGACAGGATTTTGAGACTCGACGAGTTTGACAAGGTAGACGAGCTGTACAGAGACGTCTACAACGAGCTTAGGGCCAGGAGGGAGAGGATTGGGGGGAGAGCCGAGGAGCTTGAAAAACGAATCCAACCTCTCCGATCAAGGCTGGAAGACCTCCGCAGAAGGCTGGGGGAGGTGGAGGCTAAGCTAAGGGAACTTGAGCCCTATCAAAACCGGCTACCCGAGGCGGAGAGAAGGTACCTGGAGCTGAGGGATAGGCACAACGTCTTGTTGGCAGAAAGAGAGCAACTGGAGAGGAGACTCGAGGAGCTGGCCCACGCCGCCCTAGAGGCTGAGAAAGATGTGGAACAGCTAGAAGAGGAGCTGGAGAAGATCCGCAAGGCTGCTCAAGAGCTCAAAACTCTCCCCACATTCGGCGACGTCGAGAAGGAGTATTTTGAACTACGACAAGTAGTGTCCGTAGTTGAGAAGATACCGCTGGAGGTAAAGAGCTACGATCCCTCTAGGCTTGAGGAGGCGAGGCAGAGACTTGAAGACTCCTCGAGGAGGCTTGCCCAGGTTAAGTCGCGGCTTGAGCTGTTGAGGGACGTGGTGAGGCTCGCCAGCAGAGCCGAAGGCGGCGTATGTCCAGTCTGCGGCTCACCCCTCCGCCCCGAGGCGGTGAGAAGACATGAACTAGAGATTATCGGCCTAGAAAAGGAGGAAAAAAGACTAGTCTCATTAATCGAGGAGCTAAGAGACGAGATTAAGAGACTTGAATCTCTAGACCGCGCCTATCAGACCTACAGAGAATACCTCAACGTGGACCTTCTCTCTGCCAAGAAGAGACTTACTGAGCTGGAAAAGATGTACAAGGCCAAAGTGGAGACAGAGCGGCGCCGCGCCTATCTGGCCGCCCTAGTAGAAAGAGAGGCCGAAGTGCTGGGCAAGTTAGAAAAAGCAAAGCGGAGGCTGGCAGAGGCTGAGGTAGCCATAGGCGAGGTGGGCGAGCGGCTCAAGAAGGTAGAAGAGGAGCTAGAAAAAACCCAGGCCCTACTTAAAGAAGCCGAGGCTGAGTACCTACTCATTAGAGATAGGCACAGGGAGTACACGGCGTTGCAGACCTTGGCAAAGGAACTAAGAGAGCAACTACAATCAACCGAGCTCGAGCTACAAGAGGCCGTAGCTGAGCTGGAAAAAGCTAGGGAAGACCTCTCTAAGCTTGACAAGGCCCTTGCCGTAGCTAAGAACGTGCGGGGGACCTTAGCCGAGTTAAAGCCCGCGGCCCGGCAGATATTCCTACGGGCAATAAACGAGGAGCTCAACCACGTCTTCCTGAAACTAAGACACAAGGACGCCTTTAAGTCTGCGCAACTAGTTGAAGCTAACGGAAGATACGTGGCCAGGATATCCACCCCAAACGGCTACATTGACCACGGCCTACTCTCCCTTGGCGAGCAGAACCTCCTAGCTCTCTCCCTCCGCGTCGCCCTCGCAAGAGCTCTCCTCGGAGGAGCCCCATTCATGATGCTAGACGAGCCAACAGAACACCTAGACGAAGAACACAGAAAAAGGATAGTAGAACTAGTAAGAGACCTAACCTCTGTGGTGCCCACAGTAGTCGTCACCTCCCACCTAGGCGAATTCGAAGAAGTCGCCGACAACATTATCCATCTATAACCCACACAGAAAGATGCACTTAAGTCGGCAAGGTGTCTCTATTTGAGGAGTTTCTGGGTTATCTCTTTATGACGTTGTTGTGGCGGCCTCTGCCGCAATTTGTTGCTCAAGAACCCAAACGGGGGTTGAAAGAAGCGCCACGTATCCTCCAAATGCCTGCATCAGCGTCTTGGACTCCTCCACGCCCTTTGGTATAACTTCTACTTTAATTCCCTTCTCCTCCGCCTTCATTACTACGTCGAGAACTACGTCTTCGCCGAGTTCCTCGGCTATTACCACCAGCTCCGCCATTCCCATCTGAAGTGCCTTAAGCGTTCGGTCCCTCCCATATACAATGTAATCGCTTTTCTTAACGGCGTAGAACATGACCTTGTCCATAACCTCCTTTGCCTTGACGTATTCGCTCTCCTTGAGCTGGTCCTGGGCGTTTCTAATAGCCTCCACCACACCGTACTCGTTGGCGCAGCACGCAGGTACAACGGCCAGAACCTTGTCCTTGAGGCGGTAGTCCAAGCCCCCCTCTTCTAAGAAGTCCTCCTTCGTGGGCCCAGGCCCCGCCACGATGATCCCCTTCAGCGTGGGGATCTGTAAGAATATCTTGTTAACCTCCTCAGCCAGCACCTTGTAAAAAGTTTCGGCTAAGTGCTCTGTCTGGCGCTTAAAGCGGTTGGCGGACTGTCCTCCTGCGTGGTGCTTCCCCGGCACGAAGAACTCAACAGTCTTAACAACTTCCCACTGCCCGCCTTTTAGCAACGCGATCACCGCCTCTCCTCTCTCCACTACCACTATGCCGTAGGTAACAGCTGCGTGTAGTTG from Pyrobaculum arsenaticum DSM 13514 includes:
- a CDS encoding DNA repair exonuclease → MKILHMSDAHLGRAQYGLPEREEDYYKAFREGLMRGKTADAVLITGDVFDSRRPSTRAMLRFVEAVEGVMLPIYVIGGNHDFSYVRYRAEAEQCGGSCAGDTVLRLLDRVKLAKLLCWSPADLGGLVLFGACATPRDYAAEYRKLLQKAPPGALLAIHQAVEGVQARYPAEEDDYTMPQSVFQGLSYIHIAAGHIHDHFAKHPIGAVWAGSIEVWDSGEFETWEYAGRFNKVQERATKGVVLIDAAGRGVSVKSIPLPDSRPLYRLRIYVREGKELAGAVEEAARLFDKPGAVVRLEIMGTAEEGVKTRQLAAAFTKALYVDVVDRTSAPQRAVALRGSAFEELWRLLREKLGEHAEVVIKAMELVREGEREAAYRLVLKALYD
- a CDS encoding AAA family ATPase, translated to MIRRVELINFKAHAKAAFRFGEGVNFIYGPNGSGKTSLMEAISVALFGSTWVRKVGSKWSDYLRRGSTAGEVRLYLSYQGGEVVIARRFGESGTSPSGTYMAVNGSIIARGDADVTAAVATKLGIGVEEFRHLLYIRQGELRRILQEAEYLDRILRLDEFDKVDELYRDVYNELRARRERIGGRAEELEKRIQPLRSRLEDLRRRLGEVEAKLRELEPYQNRLPEAERRYLELRDRHNVLLAEREQLERRLEELAHAALEAEKDVEQLEEELEKIRKAAQELKTLPTFGDVEKEYFELRQVVSVVEKIPLEVKSYDPSRLEEARQRLEDSSRRLAQVKSRLELLRDVVRLASRAEGGVCPVCGSPLRPEAVRRHELEIIGLEKEEKRLVSLIEELRDEIKRLESLDRAYQTYREYLNVDLLSAKKRLTELEKMYKAKVETERRRAYLAALVEREAEVLGKLEKAKRRLAEAEVAIGEVGERLKKVEEELEKTQALLKEAEAEYLLIRDRHREYTALQTLAKELREQLQSTELELQEAVAELEKAREDLSKLDKALAVAKNVRGTLAELKPAARQIFLRAINEELNHVFLKLRHKDAFKSAQLVEANGRYVARISTPNGYIDHGLLSLGEQNLLALSLRVALARALLGGAPFMMLDEPTEHLDEEHRKRIVELVRDLTSVVPTVVVTSHLGEFEEVADNIIHL
- the prf1 gene encoding peptide chain release factor aRF-1 translates to MSFNRPPNGVYYVKTATELRAFVNVLKKFRGYATTLITLYINSERPIPDVLNLLRSEWSTAANIKDKTTRTHVQDTLERIINNLKGEAKAPENGMAIFAGFHMINQGNYEWVYYVVVPPQPIYTFKYICDTAFHTEILEEQLHAAVTYGIVVVERGEAVIALLKGGQWEVVKTVEFFVPGKHHAGGQSANRFKRQTEHLAETFYKVLAEEVNKIFLQIPTLKGIIVAGPGPTKEDFLEEGGLDYRLKDKVLAVVPACCANEYGVVEAIRNAQDQLKESEYVKAKEVMDKVMFYAVKKSDYIVYGRDRTLKALQMGMAELVVIAEELGEDVVLDVVMKAEEKGIKVEVIPKGVEESKTLMQAFGGYVALLSTPVWVLEQQIAAEAATTTS